The following proteins come from a genomic window of bacterium:
- a CDS encoding discoidin domain-containing protein, with product MIKKSCILFLTVLFMAGVKCYALKVSDVSTQCPEHPSTAAVDGNDASYWLSSKGMSPAWLAIDIGKTTKINGIQLIWGDKAARLYKIYISSGGKKWDEVACVDDGKKNESRMIFFDDKEARMIKIYCEEGADGDEYSIREIKLLCNIEETQADNPIISIKASSEGPGSDGAITACDGNDLTRWASRQGSEYEWIEFEFTGMQKIKAVEIIWERASAKEYTIETSVDGKTWELQSAVKDGRQGERRMVLLKNEPEIKFFRVNCFSRASVWGYSIWEVKPILTGKPKFSGKRSEKKTELKFDRFQSHASGALKKEWLYRDASEKLVKSVTASSTREGHEPVYAVDPRMRTSWFSDANGEEWLQIEFKEGVILGNLRLKWNYNPAQHFKIQVSEDGSDWRDVYEQEGVGKYEQKYISFDSVACRFMRILCIKPTFDEATSGNYDSYSVIDISINPAKPTPVWKQN from the coding sequence ATGATAAAGAAAAGTTGTATTCTTTTTTTGACGGTATTGTTTATGGCGGGTGTTAAATGCTATGCGCTTAAAGTGTCTGATGTTTCGACCCAGTGCCCCGAACATCCGTCAACCGCGGCTGTTGACGGCAATGACGCCAGTTACTGGCTGTCATCAAAAGGGATGAGTCCGGCCTGGCTGGCCATAGATATAGGGAAGACAACTAAAATCAACGGTATTCAGCTGATCTGGGGTGATAAGGCCGCCAGATTATATAAGATATACATATCTTCGGGGGGAAAAAAATGGGATGAAGTCGCCTGTGTTGATGACGGCAAAAAAAATGAAAGCCGCATGATATTCTTTGATGACAAAGAAGCAAGAATGATAAAAATCTATTGCGAGGAGGGCGCTGACGGGGACGAATATTCAATAAGGGAGATAAAGCTGCTGTGTAACATAGAAGAAACTCAGGCCGATAACCCCATTATTTCTATTAAAGCCTCTTCCGAAGGTCCCGGAAGCGACGGAGCCATAACGGCATGCGACGGAAACGATCTTACAAGATGGGCATCCAGACAGGGAAGCGAATATGAATGGATAGAATTTGAATTTACAGGTATGCAAAAGATAAAAGCCGTGGAAATTATCTGGGAACGGGCATCCGCGAAGGAATATACGATAGAAACATCCGTCGACGGTAAAACATGGGAGTTGCAGTCTGCGGTCAAAGACGGCCGGCAGGGAGAAAGAAGAATGGTGCTTCTTAAAAACGAACCCGAAATCAAATTTTTCAGGGTCAATTGTTTCAGCAGGGCAAGTGTCTGGGGTTATTCAATATGGGAAGTAAAACCCATATTAACCGGCAAACCTAAATTCTCAGGGAAAAGATCCGAAAAGAAAACAGAATTGAAATTCGACAGGTTCCAGTCCCATGCCAGCGGCGCGCTGAAAAAAGAATGGCTTTACAGAGATGCTTCCGAAAAACTTGTTAAAAGCGTTACCGCATCTTCGACAAGGGAAGGGCATGAACCCGTTTATGCGGTAGACCCCAGGATGAGAACCAGCTGGTTCTCGGACGCAAACGGCGAGGAATGGCTGCAGATAGAATTTAAGGAAGGCGTGATTCTGGGGAATTTAAGATTGAAATGGAATTATAACCCTGCCCAGCATTTTAAAATCCAGGTTTCGGAAGACGGATCTGACTGGCGGGATGTTTATGAGCAGGAAGGCGTGGGGAAATACGAGCAGAAATATATAAGTTTTGATTCAGTTGCGTGCAGGTTTATGAGAATACTATGTATAAAACCCACTTTTGATGAAGCGACTTCCGGTAATTATGACAGTTATTCGGTGATTGATATCAGTATCAATCCTGCTAAACCGACCCCTGTTTGGAAGCAGAATTGA
- a CDS encoding TrkA family potassium uptake protein → MDIIQKRILKIIIALAAVIITGTAGFAALKNISVENALYLTICLISTVGNREIGENPAEIFFAIFIIFTGMGTLLYGVSNTTAFILEGQLNNILRRKKMNKNISKLNNHFIICGAGKTGLSVIEEFYKTRNPFVIVEKKEEALNQIPYKENLLFVTGDATQDEILELAGIKNAKGLISTLNDDTSNLFVVFTSRSLNANLRIISKAVDEDSERKLLKAGANATVSPNRIGGMRLASVALRPVVVSFLDTMLKQADLSLRMESVTIAENSSLIRKTLGEADIAKKTGLIVVAVEQAETKNYIYNPRTELVLNAGDSLIMMGNIEQLEKLRKLVE, encoded by the coding sequence ATGGATATCATTCAAAAAAGGATCCTGAAAATCATCATAGCCCTTGCGGCGGTGATTATTACGGGCACGGCAGGATTTGCCGCTCTTAAAAATATTTCGGTTGAAAATGCCCTTTATCTGACAATCTGCCTTATATCAACGGTCGGCAACAGGGAAATCGGAGAAAATCCCGCTGAAATATTTTTCGCCATTTTTATCATCTTCACCGGGATGGGAACTTTGTTATACGGAGTATCAAATACAACTGCCTTTATTCTTGAAGGGCAATTAAATAATATTTTAAGGAGAAAGAAAATGAATAAAAATATATCTAAATTAAATAATCATTTTATTATATGCGGCGCGGGCAAAACCGGCTTATCGGTTATTGAAGAATTTTATAAAACAAGAAACCCGTTTGTGATAGTTGAAAAAAAAGAGGAAGCCCTGAATCAGATACCGTATAAAGAGAACCTTCTTTTTGTGACAGGAGATGCCACGCAGGACGAGATACTTGAACTTGCCGGCATAAAAAACGCAAAAGGCCTGATATCGACATTGAACGATGATACGAGCAACCTTTTCGTCGTATTTACCTCGAGAAGCCTTAATGCCAACCTCAGGATTATTTCAAAAGCGGTCGATGAAGACTCTGAAAGAAAGCTTCTTAAAGCAGGCGCCAATGCCACGGTTTCTCCCAACAGGATAGGAGGTATGCGCCTTGCATCCGTCGCTCTCCGGCCTGTTGTTGTCTCATTTCTTGATACTATGCTGAAACAAGCCGATCTGAGCCTGAGAATGGAGAGCGTTACAATCGCTGAAAACTCCTCCCTCATCAGGAAGACCCTGGGAGAAGCGGATATAGCAAAGAAAACAGGTCTTATTGTTGTTGCGGTCGAACAGGCTGAAACTAAAAATTATATATATAATCCCCGCACCGAGCTTGTGCTGAACGCCGGAGATTCGCTGATAATGATGGGAAACATAGAACAGCTGGAAAAACTCAGAAAACTCGTGGAATAA
- the uvrA gene encoding excinuclease ABC subunit UvrA has translation MEKNIVIRNARQHNLKNISLEIPRNRLVIVTGLSGSGKSSLAFDTLYAEGQRRYVESLSAYARQFLEQMQKPEVDYIEGLSPAISIEQRSASSNPRSTVATSTEIYDYLRVLYANAGDVFCYKCGRPISRQGPQDIADSILELPEGLDIALLAPVIEGKKGEHRQVFEFLKRDGFSRVRIDGFMNELDDVTGLDKNKKHSIAAVVDRFKIKSGIAKRVSDSVETALKTGKGKIIIQRGRNNKAEDIFYSEENSCPYCGISYGEISPRMFSFNSPYGACPSCHGLGHKLSFSRESVVPDPDKSLEKWAIAPWKRGGKSLLIYYKKILRGVCRHFSIDMDKPWKELSGKQQKIILYGSGEEDISFSFWRRGAVRHFSKPFEGVIPNLERRFRETDSEGVKEYLQRFMGEEDCELCKGSRLKQESAAVKIEGKSIYDFTRMSVSEALEFINNINFSANKFKVAGELIKEVRMRLVFLENVGLGYLTLDRKSATLSGGEAQRIRLATQIGSGLVGVLYILDEPSIGLHQKDNIKLLNTLKSLRDMGNTVIVVEHDEEIISSGDFIIDLGPGAGKKGGYLVYAGGLDGLLKNKNSITAAYLSGEKEILLRERRIVGPKNKFLKVFGARENNLKNIDVKIPLGRFCCVTGVSGSGKSTLVDEILRKALFQKIYGSKEKPGAYSRIDGVSNVDKVILIDQSPIGRTPRSNPATYTGVFGHIRDLFSKIPEAKQRGYMPGRFSFNVKGGRCESCRGDGILKIEMHFLPDIYVECETCKGKRYNRDTLDIRYKGLNIAEVLDSTVNEMLEHFKNVPKIREKLQTLKDVGLGYIHLGQPATTLSGGEAQRVKLSSELAKKATGSTLYILDEPTTGLHFDDINMLLDVLHRLVSLGNTVLVIEHNIDVIKTADYIIDLGPEGGDKGGFIVCEGTPEELASNPESYTGNYLKKKL, from the coding sequence ATGGAAAAGAACATTGTTATCAGGAATGCCAGGCAGCACAACCTGAAGAATATCAGCCTGGAAATACCGAGGAACAGGCTGGTTATTGTTACGGGCCTTTCCGGTTCGGGAAAATCATCGCTTGCTTTTGATACGCTTTACGCGGAAGGGCAAAGGAGATATGTAGAAAGCCTGTCAGCCTATGCGAGGCAGTTTCTTGAGCAGATGCAAAAACCGGAAGTTGATTATATAGAAGGTTTGTCCCCGGCAATATCTATTGAGCAGAGAAGCGCGTCTTCCAATCCCCGTTCGACCGTCGCCACATCCACCGAGATATATGATTACCTGAGGGTTCTTTACGCCAATGCGGGGGATGTGTTCTGTTATAAATGCGGCCGTCCCATAAGCCGGCAGGGGCCTCAGGATATCGCCGATTCCATACTGGAATTGCCGGAAGGCCTGGATATTGCGCTGCTTGCCCCTGTTATTGAAGGCAAGAAAGGCGAACACAGGCAGGTCTTTGAATTCCTCAAAAGAGACGGCTTTTCAAGAGTCAGAATAGACGGCTTTATGAATGAGCTTGATGATGTCACAGGGCTTGATAAAAATAAAAAACACAGCATAGCCGCCGTTGTTGACAGGTTTAAAATTAAGAGCGGAATAGCAAAAAGAGTAAGTGATTCCGTCGAAACGGCTCTTAAGACCGGCAAAGGCAAGATAATTATACAGCGCGGCAGGAATAATAAGGCGGAAGATATCTTTTATAGCGAGGAAAACAGCTGTCCTTACTGTGGAATAAGCTACGGGGAAATAAGCCCCAGGATGTTTTCGTTTAACAGTCCTTACGGGGCCTGTCCCTCCTGTCATGGACTTGGGCATAAACTGAGTTTTTCGAGAGAGTCTGTCGTGCCTGATCCCGATAAATCGCTTGAAAAGTGGGCGATTGCTCCCTGGAAAAGAGGCGGAAAATCATTACTGATTTATTATAAAAAGATTTTAAGGGGGGTATGCAGGCATTTTTCCATTGATATGGATAAGCCGTGGAAGGAACTGTCCGGAAAACAGCAGAAGATAATATTATACGGCTCCGGCGAAGAAGATATTTCTTTTTCATTCTGGAGAAGGGGCGCGGTCAGGCATTTCAGTAAACCTTTTGAAGGTGTTATCCCGAACCTTGAAAGAAGGTTCAGGGAAACGGACAGCGAGGGGGTAAAGGAATACCTGCAGAGATTTATGGGAGAAGAAGACTGCGAACTCTGTAAAGGTTCCAGGCTGAAACAGGAAAGCGCTGCCGTGAAAATAGAAGGTAAATCCATTTATGATTTTACAAGAATGTCTGTTTCAGAGGCTCTGGAATTCATAAACAATATAAATTTTTCTGCAAACAAATTTAAAGTTGCGGGTGAATTGATTAAAGAAGTCAGGATGAGGCTGGTTTTCCTGGAAAATGTAGGCCTTGGATATCTGACGCTGGACAGAAAAAGCGCGACCCTTTCCGGCGGAGAAGCCCAGAGGATAAGGCTGGCGACACAGATCGGATCGGGACTTGTCGGGGTTCTCTACATACTTGATGAACCGAGTATAGGTCTGCACCAGAAGGATAACATAAAACTTCTGAATACATTAAAAAGCCTGAGAGATATGGGCAATACCGTGATTGTGGTGGAACACGATGAAGAAATTATAAGTTCGGGTGATTTTATTATAGATCTGGGTCCCGGCGCGGGGAAAAAGGGAGGATATCTTGTATATGCCGGAGGATTGGACGGCCTGCTTAAAAATAAAAATTCAATAACGGCGGCATATCTTTCGGGAGAAAAAGAGATTTTGCTCAGGGAAAGAAGGATTGTGGGGCCGAAGAATAAATTTTTGAAGGTTTTCGGAGCCAGGGAGAATAATCTTAAAAATATAGATGTGAAGATACCTCTCGGCAGGTTCTGCTGTGTTACGGGTGTGTCGGGATCGGGGAAAAGCACCCTTGTGGATGAAATCTTGAGGAAGGCGCTGTTTCAGAAAATTTACGGTTCCAAGGAAAAACCCGGCGCTTATTCCCGGATAGACGGGGTTTCGAATGTTGACAAGGTAATCCTTATCGACCAGTCGCCTATAGGCAGAACACCGCGTTCCAATCCCGCTACATATACGGGTGTTTTCGGGCATATAAGAGATTTATTTTCAAAAATACCTGAGGCAAAGCAAAGAGGCTATATGCCGGGAAGATTCAGTTTTAACGTCAAAGGGGGCAGATGCGAATCCTGCAGGGGAGACGGAATTTTAAAAATCGAAATGCATTTTCTGCCGGATATTTATGTAGAATGCGAAACCTGCAAAGGGAAACGTTACAACAGGGACACGCTCGATATCAGGTATAAAGGTTTGAATATCGCGGAAGTTCTGGATTCAACGGTTAACGAAATGCTTGAGCATTTTAAAAATGTGCCTAAGATAAGGGAAAAACTTCAGACATTGAAAGATGTCGGGCTTGGTTATATCCATCTCGGTCAGCCCGCGACCACACTATCCGGAGGGGAAGCGCAGAGAGTCAAGTTATCTTCGGAACTGGCGAAGAAAGCGACAGGCAGTACATTGTACATCCTGGATGAACCTACGACCGGGCTGCACTTTGACGATATAAATATGCTTCTTGATGTTTTGCACCGCCTGGTATCGCTGGGCAACACGGTGCTTGTCATAGAACACAACATAGATGTCATCAAAACGGCTGATTATATTATCGATCTCGGCCCTGAAGGCGGCGACAAAGGCGGTTTTATTGTCTGTGAAGGAACGCCTGAAGAATTAGCTTCAAATCCGGAATCTTATACGGGGAATTATCTGAAGAAAAAGCTTTAA
- a CDS encoding CPBP family intramembrane metalloprotease, giving the protein MKGYFNSRFSILYEAFTSAVVGFVLAIVVRGFIDFPVVKIWTRTSAAAFLILIMLDCRFSKLSGHELGLDISLAAKKYLYGLASGVLSLCVLLVAFYSFRLRYPDPAFLWSSFSRRLVAALFIALAVSVFEEFVFRGYLFSKIKKYSSVKVSFWTVTVLFAMLHLIKPVFIDGEKFFPEHFAGMFGIAAVSYILMDARIKTGSLFFPMGIHAGWVFVMKTKSIFLDVPTHYSDSWFLPLFGSTEYFEGGLVSCLFLIAVAVFLTKKIYPALQRR; this is encoded by the coding sequence ATGAAAGGCTACTTTAACAGCAGGTTCAGTATATTGTATGAAGCCTTTACTTCGGCGGTCGTCGGTTTCGTTCTTGCTATAGTCGTGCGCGGGTTTATCGATTTTCCTGTAGTTAAGATATGGACCAGGACATCCGCGGCGGCTTTTCTTATTCTTATAATGCTGGACTGCAGGTTTTCGAAATTAAGCGGGCATGAGCTCGGGCTGGATATCTCGCTTGCGGCAAAAAAATATCTTTACGGTTTGGCTTCGGGGGTTCTGAGCCTGTGTGTTCTTCTGGTAGCCTTTTATTCTTTCCGGCTGAGATATCCCGACCCGGCTTTCCTATGGAGTTCTTTTTCGCGTCGCTTGGTTGCGGCCCTTTTTATTGCGCTTGCGGTGTCTGTATTTGAAGAATTTGTCTTTAGAGGCTACCTGTTTTCAAAGATAAAAAAATACAGTTCGGTAAAAGTTTCTTTCTGGACTGTAACCGTTCTGTTTGCCATGTTGCATCTTATAAAACCGGTTTTCATTGACGGTGAAAAGTTTTTTCCGGAACATTTTGCCGGCATGTTCGGCATAGCCGCCGTCAGTTATATACTTATGGATGCGAGGATAAAAACCGGAAGCCTGTTTTTCCCGATGGGAATCCATGCCGGATGGGTTTTTGTTATGAAGACCAAGAGTATTTTTCTGGATGTCCCGACGCATTACAGTGATTCATGGTTTTTGCCTCTTTTTGGTTCAACCGAATATTTTGAAGGAGGATTGGTTTCGTGTCTTTTTCTTATAGCCGTAGCGGTATTCTTAACAAAAAAAATATATCCGGCTCTGCAAAGAAGATAA